GCAAAGCTGCAGAAGTGAAAAAACTGCAAGAACAAGGCAAAAAAGTCGCGATGGTCGGCGATGGTATCAACGACGCTCCAGCACTCGCTACCGCTGACGTCGGTATGGCAATCGGTACAGGTACTGATGTGGCGATGGAAGCAGCCGATATTACCCTGATGCGCGGCGAACTGACTAGTGTCGCAGACGCCATCGAGATGAGTAAGCTCACCATCCGCAACATCAAGCAAAACCTGTTCTGGGCATTGGCCTACAACACCTTGGGCATCCCCATTGCAGCAATCGGCTTACTCGCTCCATGGCTTGCCGGTGCCGCAATGGCCTTCAGCTCCGTATCCGTCGTACTCAACGCACTAAGACTGCAACGAGTGAAGCTGTAACAACAGTAACAAGCGGCTTCGTCCGCCTTACCTATACAACATAAAATGCAAGGAGAGATTGATCATGACAAATATCACATTGAACGTAGAAGGCATGTCTTGCAATAAATGCGTAGCGCGCATCGAGAACACATTGAAAGATCTGGGTGCAGAAGGCAAAGTAAACCTGGCTGAAAAAAAGGTTGAGGTTTCCTACAACGAGAGCAACTTGACTCTCGATGCAGTGAAAGAAGCTATTGAAGACCAAGGCTACGACGTCGTTTAATCATCGTGTTTTTGAAAAGCAAAGCTCCTGCCTGATTCATTGAGGCAGGAGCTTTTTCAATTGTGATTTGAGTAGCTGTAGTGGAGGGGGAAGAAGCCCATTTCCAGTCTACGCTTCGGCCTACGCCCCGCAAGGGGTTAGACTGTCCGCTCCGAAATGAATGTCGGGAGTGCTTCAAAAGTAGGGTTTCGAGGATGTAGTCTCAGAGGTTGAAGCTGAAAACCCCCGCCATTCATTTCGGAGCTAAGTAGGGCTCCAGAGGCGCTAGGACTGGAAATGTTCTTCTTCCCAAGCGGCTATTGTTTACATCTTGAAAGCATCATTCAAAAAGTCTTTAAAAAAGCGTAGAACCTCAACAGCTCGTAGAGGAAACAGGAGAAATAAGCGAAGATCTTTGGACACACCTACCGAGGCGCAGTGAAAAAAAGCGAAACTGCCTTTAGCGTCCACCTCTGAGACACATCCTGATGGACTACTTTAGACGCGGTTTCGCTTTTTTTCACGGAGCCGGGCACCCCATGCTCCCGCGCAGGGGTTCCAAGAATCTGAGCGTTTTCTCCTGTTTCCTCCCCACCACAACAGCGAGTATAACGCACTAATCCTTCAACCGAATAAGCAACGAACAGCTAATCCAATCCGACTCATAAAGAAAGCCGTAATCCGGTTAAAACCATGCTAAACGAACGTTCACAATAACTGGAAGCCAGCGTATAATTCAAATCACAATCACGCTTCAATAAGAAACAACACATACGGCCTAGTTCCGATATTCTCGGAAGCGGGGGAACCAATCTTTTGGGGTTAATCCTGAGTGATCAGGAGGGATGAGGAAATGTCTTCTCTGCCATCCTACCCGTCAGCTAACCTCGTCGGCCAAAGCAGGGAAGGTCATGGATGGATAAAGTCTAGGCATTTTATGCGCAACAAGGGGATTCCTTGCGGGCGTGTGATAGGCCGATACAGGCTTTTTCTTTGGGGCCTTTGTTCTGGAGAAAAAGGATGGATCGGTCTATTTTTTTATGGAAATATCGACGAGCAGCTTACGCGATACAGTCGTGAAGGAAATGGTGTGGATCGCTGGGAGGCAGTCGGTACGACATAAACCGCTGACAATCGAAATCGGGAAGACAGAGTACAGGGAGTCCTGACAATGGACGCCAGGTATTCCGTAAGCCTGCGGATTTTCTACACGAGTAAAAATCAAGCGTGCCTGCTTTGGTTTGCTGGAGTGTGGAAGCTTCGCGGGCTTTTTACATTTACGAAAAAACGAAGGATGAGGGATATCATGTCCAAAATGAAAGTCCATCAACTTACAAAAGTGTTCGGCAAGCAGCCCGAGCTGGCCTTGAAGCTGCTGGCGGAAGGACGTACAAAAGAACAAATTTACAAGCAAACCGGCCAGTCCATCGGTGTCAATCAGGTCAGCTTTGAAGTCGAGGAAGGCGAAATCTTCGTCATCATGGGCCTATCCGGCAGCGGCAAATCAACCTTAATCCGACTGTGTAATCGACTGATTGACCCAACGAGCGGAAGCATCGAGATCGATGGGGAAGAGATCGTGGCCATGAAGGCGACAGCTTTGCGCGAGGTGCGGAGGAAGAAGCTCGGGATGGTTTTCCAAAACTTCGCCCTGTTTCCACAGCGGACGGTACGGGAAAACGTGGAGTTTGGTTTGGAGATTCAACAAGTACCACCAGGGCTCCGACAAGAAAAAGCACGGGAAGCGCTCGCGCTCGTTGGATTGACCGAGTGGGAAAATGCGTACCCAGATCAATTGAGCGGAGGTATGCGTCAACGAGTCGGATTGGCGCGGGCGTTGGCTAATAATCCAGATATTCTCTTGATGGACGAAGCGTTCAGTGCACTGGACCCGCTCATTCGAAAAGATATGCAGGATGAGCTGCTGGAGCTTCAGATGACGATGAAAAAGACGATCCTGTTCATTACACATGACTTGCATGAGGCGTTGCGACTGGGCGACCGGATTGCCTTTATGAAAGACGGGCAGATCATTCAGATCGGCCGCCCAGAAGAAATCCTGGCAGACCCAGCGGATGAATTTGTACGGAAGTTCGTGGAGGATGCCGACCTGTCAAGGGTACTCGTTGCTGAAAATGTGATGAAACGGGCAGAAGCAATCACCCCTGACAAAGGGGCGCGAGTGGCGCTGCAACTGATGATGGATAACGGCGTGTCCAGCCTGTACGTCGTGGACAAAAAGCGCACACTGCTCGGATTGATTACGGCGTATGACGTATCACTCGCGATCAGTACGGGAGATTCGCTGGAGGCAATCATGAAAACCGACCTCCCTACCGTTTCGCCTGACGCACGTCTGCACAGCTTGTTCCCGATGATGGCAGACCTGCATGTCCCGATTGCGGTAGTGGGCGAGCAGCAGCGTTTGTTGGGTGTCATCGTAAAAGGAGCGGTGCTAGGCGGGCTGGTAGGCAAAGTCAATGTACAAGAGCATCAGAGAGCAGAGGTGATGAGTGATGGACGTCGTGCCTAAGCTACCGATTGGCGGTTGGATGGAAGGGTTCGTGGAGGTGCTGGGCCAGTACAAAGGGGTATTGTTTGATCCGGTGGCTATCGTCATTTCCACGATGGTGACTTACTGTTCTACGGTTTTGGCAGAGATACCTTCGCTGATTCTCATCTTGCTGCTGGGGGCCGCTGCGTGGGTTTTTGCAGGGAGAGCGTCCATGGTCTTTACGGTTGTTGGACTTTCTCTCATCCACAACTTGGGGTACTGGGATGAAACGATGGAGACATTGGGACTCGTCCTCACTGCCACCATGATTTCGATCGCTATCGGGATTCCGGTGGGCATTCTTTGCGCGAGACACGATACGTTTCGCAATCTGGTTACGCCAATACTGGATTTGATGCAGACGATGCCAGCGTTCGTTTATTTGATTCCCGCCATCTTTTTCTTCGGTTTGGGCGAGGTGCCGGGAGTTATTGCCTCCGTTATTTTTGCTTTGCCGCCAATCGTGCGTCTTACGAACTTAGGCATTCGTCAGGTCCCAGCGGAAATGGAGGAAGCGGCGGACGCCTTTGGCGCAACTGGGTGGCAAAAGCTCGTGAAAGTGCAGCTGCCGTATGCGAAATCGACGATCTTGGCGGGCGTCAATCAGTGCATCATGCTCGCCCTGTCGATGGTGGTCATAGCGGCTATGATCGGGGCGAAAGGCTTGGGTGCAGACGTATATCGCGCCGTATCGCAAGTGGATATAGGAAGAGGATTCGAGGCGGGGCTATCCATCGTGATCATCGCTATCGTCCTGGATCGGCTTACACAACATGCAGGAAAAAAGGAGAGAAACACATGATGAACAAAATAGTTCCAGCTTTCTTGGCAGGGATGATGGGAGCAACAGCTTGGCTCGCAGGCTGCTCCAGTCAAAACACAAACACACAAATACCGACAGCAACGGTGGTCGGTCCTATTGCTTCTGAGACGTCGGACAACGCTTTAGGAGAAAAGCTCGACTACAAAATCATCGGAATCGACGCAGGAGCAGGCTCGATGGTAAAGACTGAGGAAGTCATGAACCTGTATGGCTTGGATAAATGGCAGCTTGTCGAAGGCTCAGATGCAGCGATGACAGCCGCTTTGATCAAGGCGTACGAAGCGAAGGAACCGATTATTATTACGGGCTGGACGCCGCATTGGATGTTTAAAAAGATGGATTTGAAATACTTGGAAGACCCGAAGAACGGCTTTGGCGGAGCGGAACAAATCCATACCATCGTGCGCAAAGGGCTGAAAGAGGATCAGCCTGCTGCCTATCAATTTCTGGATAAGTTCTGGTGGGAGCCAGCTGATATGGAGTCGGTCATGGTTCAAATGATTGACGGAAAAGATCCGGAAGTGGCCGCTGCGGAATGGGTAAAAAATAACGAAGCCAAAGTGGCGAAATGGGTGGAGGGCATACAGCCTGTCCAAAAAGAGAAGCTGACTCTCGCTTATGTAGCATGGGATTCCGAGATTGCCAGCTCGCACGTCGTCGAGCATGTGCTGGAACAGAAGCTGGGGTATGAAGTCGAGTTGAGTCAGGTGCAGACTGGACCGATGTGGGCAGGTGTGGCAATTGGGGATGTGGATGGAATGGTTGCGGCGTGGCTGCCGTCTACGGATACGAGCTATTTGAAAAAATTTGGTGGGCAAATCGAGGATTTGGGTCCGAATCTCGACGGAACCAAAATCGGACTCGTGGTTCCTTCGTACATGAACATCTCGTCCATTGAGGATTTCCAATAAGAAAGGAGAGGTGCTGCTATGAAGCATTATTTTGTAATGGGCAGAGGGGAAGCTTTCACTTCTTTTGTCCAGACACTCTGCTGCGACAGTTTGCCTGCATTTTGGGGAAGGAATCCAGGTGCCTTTTCATTGACGGTGGGGTCTGGAGACAAGACGATTCAGCGTTTTTTGCCCATCTCATTTGACGAGTGCTACCGCGATCAGGAATCCTTGCTGCTCTACCATTCCGTCTACATTTTTCCAGATGAGTGGGCGGAGGGACGAGACTTCGTTACACTGTTCAGGCAACTGGGTTCCTGCCGGATTTTTGTGATGACACAGGAGCATCGGAACGCGATGTTATACAAGGCGCTCGGGGCGAATCACGTCATCGTGAGTCAGCCCGGGTATAAGGGTTACGGCTGGTTGGCTGAACAGATGAGTGGCTAAGAGAGGAATAGAAAAGGCTCCGCCTGCACATGAGGTGGAGCCTTGTTTTCGTAAAATTAGCCCAACATTTTTTCGAGGTCCTTGTCCAATACATAAACCTCGATCCGTTCACCCATCTTCGTGCTGATGTCGCTATGGCTCGATAGTACCTTACAGCTGGTCAGCTTTTCTACGATTTCTTCTGATTCTTCGCTGTACATTTCACGAAGAACCTCGCGCATTTCTTTGACGATGCGGCGACCTTTATCGTGACTGGACAGATGCTTTTCTTCGACGGTGAGAACGCCCTTGAACCTAGCGATGACCATATCACCGACGATGTAGGTCTTCGCTTCCTGCGGACCTCGTCCAATCAGTTCGCGCTGAAATTTTATGAATGCTTCGCTGATTTCGGCTTCCAGCTTTTTTTTGTTAGAGATGGCCAAACGCCATACCTCCCATAATTTATCATTGTGCCTAATATTACTCAGCAGTCTTGGGACTGTCAAACAAATAGGCTGATAATGTGAAAACGCAAGAGAAACGATGAAATATCATGATCGGATGAGGCCTGATAGGTTTAAACCGCTTACACGGATAAAGAATGCAAAAATCGTGTGAAAAAGACTGAAATAGGACATTAACATCCGATTATGCCGGACGTATAATGAGATTCGTAACCAACAATTGCAAAATATGGCCAAATCCCGAGGCACTCGGGAACGGAGGACCCAATCAGTAGGGGTTAATCCCACGAATGAATCGTGGGAGGGATGAGAAACTCTTTCGCCATCCTACCCGTCAGCTAACTTCGTCGGCTAAAGCGAGGGAGGTCTAAAGACCGCCTATTTGAGGAGGCCTTTTTGTTATCCGTATGGAACGACAAAGGTTGACTCGAAACGTAATGCAGGTCTTTTCGTTTTGCTCAAAAACGGTCAATGACCGTTGTTACTTACAAGAAAATAGCTGTTTTTTTGAAAAAGGAAACGGGAGACAAAACGCAAAGAAGGCAACTTCAAGTCGGCTGGGCGTTAGGTAGACCAATGAGTACTTTTTCTCCGAAACAAAGGATCGTTTTTATTTGCCGCGAAAAGGCGGGCGACTTCTTTCGTCTGTTTATCTTTCGCTCGGTCAAATGTGGCGATCCTTCGGGGGAATCGTAAGCATTGGTCTATTTTTTTATCCTAAATGGCAGGCTTTCTTCAAAAAAAGTGTGTTCAAAAAGGTGGCTTTTCGACGTCGCATAAGCCCTCAGGACTACTACGTGATCAAAAGACAACTTTTTGAACTACCTTTACAAGAAAGCTGGTACAGGGGATAGCGAGAGAGACGACTCGGTCAGACTTCACGGAAACAATTCATACGGCAAAAAAAGGAGGGACATGGCATGGACGTGGTTTCCATACTACTCTTGGCGCTTTCATTCGGTGTATTTTTTGCACTCATCAAGTTTTGTGACGCCGTGGTAAGAGAACAGGGAGGGAAAGAGAAATGATCTGGTTGCTTTTGATTATGGCAGGGCTTGCGATGTACCTGTGCCACGCATTGATTTACCCGGAAAAATACTAGGGGTTACCCGAATCATTCGTTTATTTGGAACCATTTTTTAGAGGGAGTAGGAGGAACTGTCGTGGACTTTATACAAATAGCGTTGGTTTTGGTGGTGCTTTTCGTGCTCGCCATACCGATGGGAAGATATTTGGCACGCTCCTTTTCGCTGGAGACGACCCGATTGGACCGTGTTTTTGGCGGGTTGGAAAAAGCGATATACAAGCTGTCTGGCATTCGCGTAGCAGATATGACCTGGAAGCAGTACGCAATGGCTGTGCTGGTCAGCAACATTTCGATGGTAGCGATTGCGTATCTTTTGCTTCGTTTGCAAGGGATGTTACCTGGAAACCCGAGTGGGATCGCGGCGATGGAGCCGTTGCTTTCTTTTAACACGGCTGTCAGCTTTTTGACGAATACGAATCTTCAGCATTACAGCGGAGAGAGCGGATTGTCGTATCTATCGCAGATGCTGGTCATTATTTACCTGATGTTTACGACCCCAGCGACAGGGATCGCAGTCGTGATGGCCTTTATGCGCGGGCTGACTGGACAACGCAGCATCGGTAACTACTACGTAGACCTAGTACGTGCTCATACACGTGTGTTGATTCCACTGGCGATTGTCGTGACATTGCTCTTGGTGTCCCAAGGCGTGCCACAGACGATGGAGCCGACCGCAACAGCGACAACCATTAGCGGAACGGAGCAACAAATCGCTCGTGGTCCCGTTGCTTCACTCGTATCGATTAAGCATTTAGGAACAAACGGGGGCGGATTCTTCGGGGTAAACTCCTCGCATCCGTTTGAAAACCCGACACCGCTAACAAACGTGATCGAAATTTTGTCGATGTTCTTGATCCCAGCGGCACTGCCGTTCGCATTCGGCTTCTTGGCGAAGAGCCGCAAGCAAGGCTGGGTTATTTTTGGAGCGATGTTCGTGATGTTCCTGGCGTTCCTGATTACGGCCTATGCCAATGAAGGAATCGGCAATCCAGCACTGGAGCGGGCTGGCCTGTCACAAGAAATGGGCAGCATGGAAGGGAAAGAAGTCCGATTTGGTATCGCACAAAGCGCCTTGTTCACCGCCGTGACAACAGCGGCAACGACAGGAACCGTGAACAACATGCACGATACATTGACACCACTTGGCGGCTTGGTTCCGCTCGGTGAAATGATGCTCAACTGCGTATTCGGGGGAGATGGCGTCGGAACGATTAACATTTTGATGTATGCGATTTTGGCTGTATTCTTGGCGGGCTTGATGGTAGGGCGTACGCCTGAATTCCTCGGCCGCAAGATCGAAGGAAAAGAGATGAAGCTGATCGCCATCGCGATTCTCGTTCATCCCCTGATTATTTTGGCGCCAACCGCCATTGCATTGGCAACAGAAATGGGATCGTCCGCAGTGTCGAACCCAGGCTTCCACGGCATTTCACAAGTGCTGTACGAGTACACTTCTTCCGCAGCCAACAACGGTTCCGGTTTTGAAGGATTGGGCGACAACACGCCATTCTGGAACATTTCTACGGGACTCGTCATGCTGTTCGGCCGATACGTCTCGATTATTACGATGCTGGCGGTAGCAGGCTCCTTGCTCGCAAAAACGCCGGTACCGGAAACAATGGGTACACTGCGCACAGACAATAGTGTATTCACAGTGATTTTGATTGCCACGGTGGTGATCGTAGGCGCACTGACATTCCTGCCTGTGCTTGCTCTTGGCCCAATCGCCGAGTGGCTAACAATCCGATGATAAGAGGAAGTTTAATAGCTCACTTTGAACTTCGATTTGAAAATGAATACTAGAGGCAAAGGAGTAATTTTCCATGAGTAGAACGCGCACGGTTGCGCTTCCTAAAGATTTGTATCAACGGGCCTTTGTCGAGTCCTTCAAAAAACTGGACCCGCGTGTGATGATGAAAAATCCAGTCATGTTCGTGGTAGAGATCGGGTTCTTCATTACGCTTCTCCTGACGTTTGTGCCGAATTTGTTTGGGGGAGCTTCGGACCCGTTTTACAACGGCGTCGTCAGCTTGATCCTGTTCGTGACGATTTTGTTCGCGAACTTCGCAGAAGCCTTGGCAGAAGGGCGCGGCAAAGCACAGGCAGAGAGCTTGAAAAAAACGAAGCAGGACACGCAAGCAAAAAAAGTGGGGAAAGATGGTCGCGTGCAAGTCGTCAGTTCCACAGAACTGCGAAAGGGCGATCTGGTCATCGTGGAAGCAGGCGAGCTGATTCCATCCGACGGGGAAATCGTCGAGGGTGTCGCCTCTGTGGACGAATCAGCGATTACAGGTGAATCCGCCCCGGTCATTAAAGAAGCAGGTGGCGATTTTAGCTCTGTCACGGGAGGCACACGTGTCGTCAGTGACCGCATCCGTGTCCGGGTGACGACTGATCCCGGCGAATCGTTTTTGGATCGCATGATTTCGTTGGTGGAAGGAGCGAAGAGACAGAAGACTCCGAATGAAATTGCGTTGAATACGCTGTTGGTCAGCTTAACGTTAATTTTCTTGATCGTTTGCACGACTTTGCTGCCGATAGCCAACTATGTACATGCAGCCATTCCGGTTGCGACACTGATTGCTTTGCTCGTTTGCTTGATTCCAACCACGATTGGCGGACTCTTGTCAGCGATTGGGATTGCAGGTATGGACCGGGTCACACAGTTTAACGTCATCGCCATGTCGGGTAAAGCGGTTGAGGCGTCTGGTGACATCAACACTATTATTTTGGATAAAACGGGAACGATCACGCATGGTAACCGGATGGCTGCCGAGTTTGTCACCGTAGGCAACACCAAAAGCACGGAATTGAACCGAGTAGCTGCACAAAGCTCAGTCCATGACGAAACACCGGAAGGACGCTCTGTTGTAGAGCTGGCGAAAAAACAAGGTCTGGCACCTGCTGAACTGGAATTGCCCGGTTCCGAAGGCGTGGAGTTCCGCGCTGAAACAAGAATGAGCGGGACGAATCTGGCAAACGGGGTCATCATCCGTAAAGGAGCCGTCGACGCCATCAAGAAATACGTGGCAGAGCAAGGGGGCAACATCCCTGCTGATTTGGATGAAAAAGCAAACCGGATTGCAACGGCGGGCGGCACGCCATTGGCTGTAGTAGAAGGCAATACGATTCTCGGTTTGATTTACTTGAAGGATACCGTAAAGCCAGGGATGCGCGAACGCTTTGAAGAGCTGCGCCGGATGGGGATTCGTACGGTCATGTGTACGGGAGATAACCCGCTGACAGCAGCGACGATTGCCCGCGAAGCTGGTGTAGATGATTTCGTAGCGGAAGCCAAGCCGGAAGACAAGATTGCGCTGATCCGCAAAGAACAAGCGGCAGGCAAGCTGGTCGCCATGACAGGTGATGGTACGAATGACGCGCCAGCTCTCGCACAAGCCGATGTTGGTCTGGCGATGAATACAGGAACGGTAGCGGCGAAGGAAGCAGCGAACATGGTCGACTTGGATTCTGACCCGACCAAAATCATCGAGGTCGTTGCGATTGGCAAGCAGCTTTTGATGACACGCGGTGCATTGACGACGTTCAGTATCGCCAATGACGTAGCGAAATACTTCGCGATCATTCCTGCGATGTTCATGCTGGCGATCCCGCAAATGAGTGCACTCAACATTATGGGCTTGGCTACACCGCAAAGTGCGATTTTGTCCGCGTTGATCTTCAATGCGATCATTATTCCGATCCTGATTCCGTTGGCGATGAAAGGTGTGAAATACACGCCGATGAGCGCGACAAAGCTGCTTAGCCGCAACCTGGTGATCTATGGCTTGGGAGGAATTATCGTTCCGTTCGTGGGCATCAAGCTGATTGACTTGATTTTGAGTGGATTGAATTTAATTTAATTCATATTGAAAAAAGAAAGCTCAGGTGAACCGATATGATTTTGAAAAATTTGCGTCTCAGCCTCGTTTTGCTGCTGATTTGCGGCGTTGCCTACCCGCTGGCGATGACAGGAGTTGCACAGGTTGTCATGCCTGCACAAGCAAGTGGTAGTCTCATCACCGATGGGAGTGGCAAGGTGGTTGGCTCCGAGCTGATTGGGCAGACCTTCACCGATCCGAAGTACTTCTGGGGCCGCATTTCTTCTATTGATAACAATGCGTCAGGCTCTGGCTCGAACAACTACGCGCCATCCAACCCGGCCCTGATCGAACGTACGCAAAAGGATATCGCCGCATTTCTAGCAGCGAATCCTGGCGTGAAGCAGGAAGACATCCCGGCTGATTTGCTGACTAACTCCGCTTCCGGTCTGGACCCGCATATCTCTCCAAAGGCTGCCCGAATACAAGTAGAGCGTGTAGCCAAGGCCCGTAATCTCGAACCGGTACAATTACAGGCTCTGATTGAAGCGAATACAGAGGGAAGAAGCTTGGGTGTATTCGGAGAGCCGCGTGTCAATGTAGTGAAGCTGAATTTGGCCTTGGACGAATTGAAGAAGTAAAGATAGAAGGAGGGCTGCGAGATGGTAGAGCAGTTTCGGCGAAAGTCCCCGGAGGAAATCTTGCAGTCCATCTCCAGAATGCACCGGGGCAGGCTGAAAATCATTCTGGGGGCAGTCAGTGGTGCAGGTAAAACTTATCACCTGCTCATGGAAGGGCAGACGCTTAAGAAAAAAGGGATTGATGTGGTCGTAGCTGGCTCAGTTGAGGCCACTCATCCCAAGCTGGCGCAAAAGCGGGAGGGTTTGGAGCAAATCGAGCCAATCATCTGGTATTCTCTCGGGGAAGCGAAACATGATCTGGACGTTGCAGCCATTATCGAGCGAGATCCGGAAGTTGTGCTCGTAGACGGTTTGGCTCATCGCAATCGTTCAGATGCCCCGCGTCCAACCCGGCTCGACGATGTTCAGTTTTTGCTGAATAACAATATTAGTGTGATTGCGACGGTCAACATTTACGAGTTAGCCGGGATGAAAGAAATGGCGGAGCGACTGACGAAGGCTGAAGTGCGGATTGACCAGTGTGTCCCTGAGGATACGCTTGCCATGGCTGACGAGGTGAAATTGCTCGACGTCACGCCAGAAGCCATTCTGAAACGGCTGCAAGAAGATGATCGCAACCCGACTCGAACGAAGCATCCGTTGTTTCGAAGAGACAATCTGCATATGCTGCGAGAACTCGCTCTTCGGTTCGTAGCTACGGGCGTAAACGAGGATTTGGAGGATTATCGGGAGAAGCACGGCATGGTGGGGGCTTCAGGAGCCACAGAGAAGGTACTGGTTTCTGCCCAGTATCATTGGAACGGCTCGATATTGGTTCGGCGCGGACAACAGGTTGCCAAGCGGCTCGGCGGAGAGCTCTTGGTCGTCTGTTTTCTCCCTTTATCCAAAAAGCTGACGAAGGAAGAAGCGACTTTTAAGAGATCCATCGGAAAGCTCGTGGACAAAGTCGGTGGTACCTTTGAAGAGCAGATGCTTGCACGTGAAAAGGACGTAGCAAATGAGCTCGTCGCCTATGCGATGGAGAATAATGTGACCCGCATCGTCATGGGGCAGTCTAAGCGTACGCGCTGGGACGAGATATGGTACGGCTCCATCGTCCATAAGATTCTTCGGCAAACGAAAAATATCGATATCTTGATCGTGGCAGATCGTTCCGAGCGAGACGGTGAGCGCGTCATGCCGACCAAGCGAGAACAGGCGGTAACGGTCAATCCGTACCGACGACTCTCCGATGAGGAGATGCAGCAAGAAATCGGGAAAATCAAGCGCGGGACGCTAAAAGTATATGTAGGAGCCGCACCAGGTGTCGGCAAGACATACACGATGCTCCGAGAAGGTAACGAGCTAGCTGAAAATGGCATCGACGTGGTGATTGGGCTTTTAGAAACGCATGGACGAAAAGAAACCATTGAGCAGGTAGGGGGACTTCCTCTTATCCCGCGCAAGCGCATCCCGTATAAAAATGTGACGCTAGAAGAAATGGACACAGACGAAATTATCCGGCGAAATCCGGAGGTCGTACTGGTGGATGAGCTGGCACATACGAACGTGCCAGGGAGTGCCTATGAGAAGCGATATCACGATGTCGAGAAGATTTTGGCTGCGGGTATTTCCGTCATCTCCACGATGAACATTCAGCACTTGGAGAGCTTAAATGACAGCGTCGAGCAAATTACGGGAATCCGCGTTCGAGAGACGGTGCCGGACCATATTCTGCATCAGGCAGATGAGGTAGAGCTGATTGATATTTCACCCAAAGCGCTACGCCAGCGGATGCGGGAGGGAAATATTTACGCGATGGAAAAGGTGGAGCAGTCACTGACCAACTTTTTCAAAACAGGGAATTTGATCGCGTTAAGAGAGTTGGCCCTGCGTGAAGTGGCGGACGACGTCGACGAACGCTTGGAGGCATGGGAGCGACGAACGCTGCGCGGGCCTTGGCGGCAGCAGGAAGTCATTTTTGTCTGTGTGAATTTGCGGGCAGATAGTGAACGATTGATTCGCCGAGGGTTCCGAATTGCCTATCGGCTGAAGGCGTCCTGGCATGTAGCTTACGTGCAGGATCATCCGTCGCTGACAGAAGAGGAAGAGACGCAGCTGGCGAAGCTGAAGGCACTAACGGAGCGTCTCGGAGGTCGTTTTGAACGATACGAAGCCCCTTCCCGACGCAAGGTTTTCACCAAGCTAGTTTGGCATATGAACGAAAAAGGAACGACGCAGGTCGTCATCGGGCAGTCGGCACGAACCCGCTGGAAGGAAATTCTCGAGGGTTCGGTCATCCAGCGATTATTGCGGGAGGTCCGACACATGGATGTGCTGGTCGTGGCTGATCACGCACCCGATATGAT
The window above is part of the Brevibacillus brevis NBRC 100599 genome. Proteins encoded here:
- a CDS encoding DUF2294 domain-containing protein, translating into MAISNKKKLEAEISEAFIKFQRELIGRGPQEAKTYIVGDMVIARFKGVLTVEEKHLSSHDKGRRIVKEMREVLREMYSEESEEIVEKLTSCKVLSSHSDISTKMGERIEVYVLDKDLEKMLG
- the kdpA gene encoding potassium-transporting ATPase subunit KdpA; translation: MDFIQIALVLVVLFVLAIPMGRYLARSFSLETTRLDRVFGGLEKAIYKLSGIRVADMTWKQYAMAVLVSNISMVAIAYLLLRLQGMLPGNPSGIAAMEPLLSFNTAVSFLTNTNLQHYSGESGLSYLSQMLVIIYLMFTTPATGIAVVMAFMRGLTGQRSIGNYYVDLVRAHTRVLIPLAIVVTLLLVSQGVPQTMEPTATATTISGTEQQIARGPVASLVSIKHLGTNGGGFFGVNSSHPFENPTPLTNVIEILSMFLIPAALPFAFGFLAKSRKQGWVIFGAMFVMFLAFLITAYANEGIGNPALERAGLSQEMGSMEGKEVRFGIAQSALFTAVTTAATTGTVNNMHDTLTPLGGLVPLGEMMLNCVFGGDGVGTINILMYAILAVFLAGLMVGRTPEFLGRKIEGKEMKLIAIAILVHPLIILAPTAIALATEMGSSAVSNPGFHGISQVLYEYTSSAANNGSGFEGLGDNTPFWNISTGLVMLFGRYVSIITMLAVAGSLLAKTPVPETMGTLRTDNSVFTVILIATVVIVGALTFLPVLALGPIAEWLTIR
- a CDS encoding cation transporter; translation: MTNITLNVEGMSCNKCVARIENTLKDLGAEGKVNLAEKKVEVSYNESNLTLDAVKEAIEDQGYDVV
- a CDS encoding ABC transporter permease, which translates into the protein MDVVPKLPIGGWMEGFVEVLGQYKGVLFDPVAIVISTMVTYCSTVLAEIPSLILILLLGAAAWVFAGRASMVFTVVGLSLIHNLGYWDETMETLGLVLTATMISIAIGIPVGILCARHDTFRNLVTPILDLMQTMPAFVYLIPAIFFFGLGEVPGVIASVIFALPPIVRLTNLGIRQVPAEMEEAADAFGATGWQKLVKVQLPYAKSTILAGVNQCIMLALSMVVIAAMIGAKGLGADVYRAVSQVDIGRGFEAGLSIVIIAIVLDRLTQHAGKKERNT
- a CDS encoding quaternary amine ABC transporter ATP-binding protein, translating into MSKMKVHQLTKVFGKQPELALKLLAEGRTKEQIYKQTGQSIGVNQVSFEVEEGEIFVIMGLSGSGKSTLIRLCNRLIDPTSGSIEIDGEEIVAMKATALREVRRKKLGMVFQNFALFPQRTVRENVEFGLEIQQVPPGLRQEKAREALALVGLTEWENAYPDQLSGGMRQRVGLARALANNPDILLMDEAFSALDPLIRKDMQDELLELQMTMKKTILFITHDLHEALRLGDRIAFMKDGQIIQIGRPEEILADPADEFVRKFVEDADLSRVLVAENVMKRAEAITPDKGARVALQLMMDNGVSSLYVVDKKRTLLGLITAYDVSLAISTGDSLEAIMKTDLPTVSPDARLHSLFPMMADLHVPIAVVGEQQRLLGVIVKGAVLGGLVGKVNVQEHQRAEVMSDGRRA
- a CDS encoding glycine betaine ABC transporter substrate-binding protein, with the protein product MMNKIVPAFLAGMMGATAWLAGCSSQNTNTQIPTATVVGPIASETSDNALGEKLDYKIIGIDAGAGSMVKTEEVMNLYGLDKWQLVEGSDAAMTAALIKAYEAKEPIIITGWTPHWMFKKMDLKYLEDPKNGFGGAEQIHTIVRKGLKEDQPAAYQFLDKFWWEPADMESVMVQMIDGKDPEVAAAEWVKNNEAKVAKWVEGIQPVQKEKLTLAYVAWDSEIASSHVVEHVLEQKLGYEVELSQVQTGPMWAGVAIGDVDGMVAAWLPSTDTSYLKKFGGQIEDLGPNLDGTKIGLVVPSYMNISSIEDFQ